The proteins below come from a single Gimesia alba genomic window:
- a CDS encoding BlaI/MecI/CopY family transcriptional regulator: MVPPDSTPLTKAQREIMEIVWEKDEVTVSEVRDALEAKRKLARNTVLTMMVRLEERGWLQHRTQGRTFIYSAARPRAASLGMKVSQMVDRLFAGSPEDLVTALIEYRGLTSEETERIREMIEQAESKQKQSRKRRGKRS, from the coding sequence ATGGTCCCGCCTGATTCAACCCCGCTCACCAAAGCCCAACGCGAGATTATGGAAATCGTCTGGGAGAAAGATGAAGTGACCGTCAGCGAAGTACGGGATGCTTTGGAAGCAAAGCGGAAGCTGGCGAGAAACACCGTGCTGACGATGATGGTGCGGTTGGAAGAGCGTGGCTGGCTGCAGCATCGGACGCAGGGCCGTACGTTTATTTATTCCGCCGCCCGCCCCCGGGCAGCCTCCCTGGGAATGAAGGTCAGTCAGATGGTCGACCGTTTGTTTGCCGGTTCCCCGGAAGATCTGGTCACCGCTTTGATTGAATACCGCGGCCTGACCAGTGAAGAGACAGAACGCATTCGCGAAATGATTGAACAAGCGGAGTCAAAGCAAAAACAATCTCGAAAACGGAGAGGGAAGCGGTCATGA
- a CDS encoding M56 family metallopeptidase, translating to MNSLIGNPLDQVLVWSLNLLIQVGCIAALASLVSLMLRRSPARRYCLLCSSLFLICVSPLLSAVIQSTGMNIFSISLIQNTPASTKVSTQPAASSPHLLSQKAPESFVQQQPDHRAQPEEKQNAGSDKASSSSPMTAPGRMKKSETAAVTITRAPTVAGRLLHSVVLPLLILWSCISLFLLIRLAVKWYRLTLLLESTKVNTDENLAQLFQQTWRSLKVPQNRTIPDLVFSDRISGPFAAGIWSPKVVLPETLLQQVCAEQMRGILIHELAHIARRDQFVVLLQTFMDALFWAHPLVRLLNRQLAEAREEVCDNYVLTVTDAPSYSRTLLTMAQILNSPRAIPGTVGLFTSRWKLEQRIIGLLDEQRCRITRLNKRTLVLLTLMSAGIASMAAFGTLSMVVAENTTGNAQVKQPDQATGSGSSTKQVVADEKAKTDDAENNHFVYTGRIVDSQGHPIAGAKVDVDNSQYHSKHRQSNISFPVHKQLTETLTNADGTFRLEFDDAWTRVMRASTVRKANFYYRQNPGTLIIASAPGYATEWITTTDADPDVPLKITLSKSAAPIRGRLVDLEGRGLAGITVSVEGICSAEEGAVDRWLHDLPTLHQQGLLPPEKMNMKSGSYRASIGKYPGASMVSANTPGFPTSVQTDQAGRFQITNIGADRLLILKTEGPQMATERIAVVAREMQPVQARPIGYGGPLNGTHYGATFTHVTEPGLVVEGTLQDRETGIPISARLMVRQWARGSMREIELPNPHTDSKGKYRFEQLPYSGTLRLYVIPDVDQPYFASDYSLPKPSGLKPVSFNIKLRRGVMFHGTLTDKQTGKPIPNASFDYFPLLTNKNAASYKRYQDNSTSLEPMRHRFISAEDGSFSLVGIPGAGIIGVRVQKGDYLSGIGLEKLTHLFDKERLQTHDDCFTKLYQVVKLVTVPTGESEVQVDLQADRGESLRFEVVGPDEKPLTNYTINHHRFPGTAGEPATVNGFHPQRTRTIYFRHLQKQLGRAVTIYGVPDDRNIRKVKLEPLGSVKGQLLTAEGKPDIDAPISIHREAVPGTEALPNFESVLVMSQKNCDAEGNFLFHDLMVGAEFTLRANQWKGRRFYPLPGQIKIKPGQKIDLGAITVPDKK from the coding sequence ATGAACAGTTTGATTGGAAATCCCTTAGATCAGGTCCTGGTCTGGAGTCTGAACCTATTAATTCAGGTTGGCTGCATCGCCGCTCTCGCATCATTGGTAAGTCTTATGCTGCGACGCTCCCCGGCAAGACGTTACTGCCTGCTCTGTTCCTCACTGTTCCTGATTTGTGTGTCCCCCCTGCTTTCCGCAGTGATTCAGTCAACCGGAATGAACATCTTTTCGATTTCACTGATACAAAACACGCCTGCGTCAACAAAAGTGAGCACACAACCGGCTGCATCTTCACCCCATCTATTGAGCCAGAAAGCTCCCGAATCCTTCGTCCAGCAACAACCTGATCATCGGGCCCAGCCTGAAGAGAAACAGAACGCCGGATCTGACAAAGCCAGCAGTTCATCCCCCATGACTGCTCCTGGCCGGATGAAGAAATCAGAGACAGCCGCAGTAACCATTACCCGGGCTCCCACTGTTGCAGGCCGTCTTTTACACTCTGTTGTACTTCCGCTACTCATCCTCTGGTCCTGTATTTCACTATTTCTACTGATTCGACTGGCTGTGAAATGGTATCGTCTAACACTGCTATTAGAGTCAACAAAAGTGAATACCGATGAAAATTTAGCACAACTGTTTCAGCAAACATGGCGGTCTCTGAAAGTTCCGCAAAACAGAACGATCCCGGACCTGGTTTTTTCAGACCGGATCTCAGGGCCCTTTGCCGCCGGAATCTGGTCACCTAAAGTCGTACTCCCCGAAACCTTACTGCAACAGGTTTGTGCAGAACAAATGCGCGGAATTCTGATTCACGAACTGGCCCATATCGCGCGACGCGATCAATTTGTGGTCCTGCTGCAAACATTCATGGACGCTCTCTTCTGGGCGCACCCATTGGTCAGGCTGCTCAATCGTCAGCTCGCAGAGGCCCGCGAAGAAGTGTGCGACAATTACGTACTGACCGTAACTGATGCCCCCTCTTATAGCCGAACGTTGCTGACGATGGCTCAAATCCTGAATTCGCCCCGTGCCATTCCCGGTACCGTTGGCCTGTTTACCTCGCGCTGGAAATTGGAGCAGCGGATCATCGGTCTTTTGGATGAACAACGCTGTCGCATCACACGTTTGAACAAGCGAACTCTGGTACTCCTCACTCTCATGTCGGCGGGAATCGCCAGCATGGCTGCTTTCGGCACGCTCTCAATGGTGGTCGCTGAGAACACCACAGGAAATGCGCAGGTCAAACAGCCCGATCAGGCGACTGGTTCTGGGAGTTCCACAAAGCAAGTGGTCGCTGATGAGAAAGCAAAGACCGATGATGCTGAAAACAATCATTTCGTCTATACTGGTCGGATTGTCGATTCACAGGGACATCCCATCGCAGGTGCGAAAGTCGATGTTGACAATTCACAGTATCACTCCAAGCACCGGCAATCGAATATTTCTTTCCCCGTCCATAAGCAGCTGACAGAAACCCTGACGAATGCAGATGGAACATTCCGTCTTGAATTTGATGACGCCTGGACGCGCGTCATGCGTGCAAGCACAGTACGCAAAGCAAACTTTTACTACAGACAAAATCCTGGCACGCTCATCATTGCCTCGGCTCCCGGATATGCAACGGAATGGATCACTACCACCGACGCCGATCCGGATGTTCCATTAAAGATTACTCTAAGCAAAAGTGCCGCCCCGATTCGCGGGCGACTGGTCGATCTGGAGGGCCGCGGACTCGCAGGTATCACCGTGTCGGTAGAGGGAATCTGTTCTGCAGAAGAGGGTGCCGTAGATCGCTGGCTGCATGATTTACCCACGCTGCACCAACAGGGACTACTCCCCCCGGAAAAAATGAATATGAAATCAGGCAGCTACCGCGCCTCCATCGGGAAGTATCCCGGCGCATCCATGGTGAGCGCTAACACGCCCGGATTCCCGACCTCGGTCCAGACAGATCAAGCAGGCCGTTTTCAAATCACGAATATCGGTGCTGACCGGTTGCTGATTCTCAAAACCGAAGGCCCGCAAATGGCAACCGAACGTATCGCGGTTGTTGCAAGAGAGATGCAACCAGTTCAGGCACGTCCGATCGGCTATGGTGGTCCCCTCAATGGGACCCACTATGGAGCGACGTTCACACATGTGACAGAGCCAGGTCTCGTCGTGGAGGGTACTTTGCAAGATCGAGAAACCGGCATCCCCATTTCAGCAAGATTGATGGTACGCCAATGGGCTCGAGGATCAATGAGAGAAATTGAGCTTCCGAATCCCCATACAGACTCGAAAGGCAAGTATCGTTTTGAGCAACTGCCCTACTCAGGCACTTTACGGCTCTACGTGATCCCCGACGTCGATCAGCCCTACTTTGCGTCAGATTATTCTCTGCCGAAGCCCAGCGGTCTCAAACCAGTTTCGTTCAATATCAAGCTGCGGCGTGGCGTGATGTTTCACGGCACATTGACTGACAAGCAAACAGGCAAACCGATTCCCAATGCCAGCTTTGACTACTTCCCGCTGCTCACTAACAAAAATGCAGCCAGTTACAAACGTTATCAGGATAATTCGACCAGCCTGGAACCAATGCGACACCGTTTTATCTCAGCGGAAGACGGTTCATTTTCGCTCGTCGGAATTCCAGGAGCGGGAATCATCGGAGTGCGTGTCCAGAAAGGCGATTATCTATCAGGAATCGGGTTGGAAAAACTGACTCACCTCTTCGACAAAGAGCGACTTCAAACACACGACGATTGTTTCACAAAACTCTACCAGGTTGTAAAACTAGTAACGGTGCCCACAGGAGAAAGCGAAGTTCAGGTTGACTTACAGGCAGATCGTGGGGAATCGCTCCGGTTTGAAGTGGTCGGACCTGATGAAAAACCACTCACAAACTACACCATCAACCACCACCGTTTTCCCGGCACTGCTGGAGAACCCGCTACGGTAAATGGCTTTCATCCACAGCGAACCCGAACGATTTATTTCCGACATCTGCAGAAGCAACTGGGGCGCGCCGTCACGATTTATGGAGTCCCCGACGATCGCAATATTCGCAAAGTAAAACTAGAGCCTCTCGGGTCAGTAAAAGGTCAATTACTCACTGCGGAGGGGAAGCCAGACATTGATGCCCCGATTTCAATCCATCGGGAAGCGGTTCCCGGCACAGAAGCTTTACCCAATTTTGAATCCGTACTCGTCATGAGTCAAAAAAATTGCGATGCTGAAGGAAATTTCCTGTTCCATGATCTGATGGTTGGTGCTGAATTCACGTTGCGTGCAAACCAATGGAAAGGACGGCGTTTTTATCCTCTGCCGGGTCAGATCAAAATCAAACCAGGACAAAAAATCGATCTGGGAGCGATCACAGTACCTGACAAAAAGTGA
- the dgt gene encoding dGTP triphosphohydrolase: MSHKLSWNKLLSASRVPSPQKEAVKEFDRSYVEKDRRTAFEADYDRIVFSLPFRRLARKTQVHPMASNDHIHNRLIHSLEVASVGRTFADLVVELAGKESDLSENAQLDVSWILQSACLIHDIGNPPFGHAGEEVVRAWVQEHLDEYFSEDAFENEEQRNQCVSDCLNFEGNAQGFRVAARRDNAIAGYLRLTYATLSSAIKYPWLSTDPRTERKKKHNVYTSESELFQQISAELGLSNKQGEICRHPLSFLTEAADDICYRILDLEDAVEMGICKRRDVHRLFLDISNNPNNAWMSLPQIRGQAIQSLIEEFWNVFETNFRFIMNGEREDDLKASLDKKYFDLLNEVNQFYDDIFGHRKKIATELGAYHILGRVLKSLFKTIQSIVSSTDYEQIHFLSKRCIELTWGQDHVQQNLEKNYSWWVQQVMDYVSGMTDDYAMKVSGEIGGFSLDMK; this comes from the coding sequence ATGTCTCATAAATTATCGTGGAATAAACTCCTCTCAGCCAGTAGAGTTCCCAGTCCCCAAAAAGAGGCTGTCAAAGAATTTGACCGGAGTTATGTGGAAAAAGATCGAAGAACGGCGTTTGAAGCCGATTACGACCGGATCGTTTTCTCTCTGCCGTTCCGCAGGTTGGCCCGAAAAACACAAGTTCATCCGATGGCCAGTAACGATCATATTCATAATCGGCTGATTCATTCACTCGAAGTGGCCAGTGTAGGGCGTACGTTTGCCGATCTCGTTGTGGAATTGGCAGGAAAAGAGAGCGATCTTTCTGAGAATGCCCAACTTGATGTCAGTTGGATTCTTCAATCTGCGTGCCTGATTCATGATATCGGAAATCCCCCCTTTGGTCACGCGGGAGAAGAGGTGGTTCGGGCCTGGGTCCAGGAACACCTGGACGAATATTTTTCCGAGGATGCCTTTGAGAACGAGGAGCAACGTAACCAGTGTGTCAGCGATTGTCTGAACTTTGAAGGGAACGCGCAGGGATTTCGGGTTGCCGCCCGACGAGACAATGCGATTGCCGGATATCTGAGATTGACTTACGCCACACTGAGTTCTGCCATCAAATATCCGTGGCTCTCAACAGATCCCAGAACGGAACGGAAAAAGAAGCACAATGTCTATACGTCAGAGTCAGAACTCTTTCAGCAGATCTCAGCGGAATTGGGATTGTCTAATAAACAGGGAGAGATCTGTCGACATCCCTTGTCCTTTTTAACCGAAGCGGCCGATGATATTTGTTATCGTATTCTGGATCTGGAAGATGCCGTCGAAATGGGGATTTGCAAGCGGCGAGATGTGCACAGACTGTTTCTGGATATTTCAAATAATCCGAACAATGCCTGGATGAGTCTTCCGCAAATTCGCGGTCAGGCGATTCAAAGCCTGATCGAAGAGTTCTGGAATGTGTTTGAAACTAATTTCCGATTTATTATGAACGGCGAGCGCGAGGATGATCTCAAAGCGTCTCTAGACAAAAAATATTTTGATCTGCTCAACGAAGTCAATCAGTTTTATGACGATATCTTCGGGCACCGGAAAAAGATCGCGACCGAACTGGGAGCGTATCATATTCTGGGGCGCGTTCTGAAGTCACTGTTTAAAACCATTCAATCCATTGTCAGTTCCACAGACTATGAACAGATCCATTTTCTTTCCAAACGTTGTATCGAACTGACGTGGGGACAAGATCATGTTCAACAGAATCTGGAGAAAAATTACAGCTGGTGGGTTCAGCAGGTCATGGATTATGTCAGCGGCATGACTGATGATTACGCCATGAAAGTCTCGGGTGAAATCGGCGGATTTTCATTGGATATGAAATAA
- a CDS encoding tetratricopeptide repeat protein, producing MRNQSKRPLSWMVLCLFSLSGCIPVYMTAPEHYKPLSYFRTLDDAGEYQERLAKYNLAIDANSGDVDALFGRAVLYMGVGRYTAAKEDLDQAIQQAEKQPDYNSTRLASIYVHRGLLRWDNEQVDLAIADYSEAIELKPDDWEAYFHRWLAYQFQGEEEKAKRDRERGKELMPNVFEKEYSFTDRII from the coding sequence ATGCGGAATCAGTCAAAGCGCCCCTTGTCGTGGATGGTCCTGTGCCTGTTCAGTCTGTCGGGATGCATTCCGGTCTATATGACTGCGCCTGAGCACTATAAGCCACTCTCCTATTTTCGCACGTTGGATGATGCGGGAGAATATCAGGAGCGATTAGCAAAATACAATCTCGCCATTGATGCCAATTCAGGAGACGTCGATGCGCTTTTTGGGAGGGCGGTATTGTATATGGGCGTCGGGCGCTACACGGCTGCCAAGGAAGATTTGGATCAGGCAATTCAGCAGGCGGAAAAACAGCCTGATTATAATTCAACCCGACTCGCTTCCATTTACGTGCACCGGGGGCTCCTCCGTTGGGACAACGAGCAGGTCGATCTGGCAATTGCCGATTATTCTGAGGCAATTGAACTCAAACCCGATGACTGGGAAGCTTATTTCCATCGCTGGCTGGCTTATCAGTTTCAAGGCGAGGAAGAGAAAGCAAAACGGGATCGCGAGCGAGGCAAGGAGTTGATGCCCAATGTGTTTGAGAAAGAGTACTCATTCACAGACCGGATCATCTAA
- a CDS encoding DUF2089 family protein: MNRITNKSQLIPGRTQRPEHPLLSLDQENLEFVLQLVLASGSLKELARYYGISYPTVRARLDKLIVRLQLIVESRERDEMANLLANLVEASQLTSTAAQSILELHRSNH; encoded by the coding sequence ATGAACAGAATCACCAACAAATCACAGCTGATTCCCGGTCGAACTCAACGCCCCGAGCATCCATTACTGTCTCTGGATCAGGAGAATCTTGAGTTCGTTCTGCAGCTGGTCCTGGCATCCGGTTCACTGAAAGAACTGGCACGCTATTACGGGATCAGCTACCCGACGGTGCGAGCACGGCTGGATAAATTGATCGTGCGGCTGCAATTGATCGTCGAAAGCCGCGAGCGGGATGAAATGGCGAATCTGCTGGCCAATCTTGTTGAAGCCAGCCAACTCACCAGCACAGCGGCTCAGAGCATTCTCGAGTTGCATCGATCCAATCACTAA
- a CDS encoding DUF1559 domain-containing protein — protein sequence MRNHSFCRFDSKLFRRSAFTLIELLVVIAIIAILIALLLPAVQQAREAARRSTCKNNLKQLALALHNYHSTHTVFPPGSVNGAGDNPNGSNGSGGVAIGGSWILMLLADIEQSAMFNDFMKIANERPEVLDWLGNGTYTSQGIDVGSKQIKSMLCPSHPQNLEQFGNGTALENLARGNYAANYGKAGYGRIHTNDMKKGGVFGNNSSIGIRDIIDGTSNTLALSELKFRLQSSTGPSRQDTRGTWPYGVMGGNVFSTQTGPNSSTPDGIWGCRSYPEEGMPCIQIGSPYTEMYSAARSYHTGGVQGAMADGSVRFFSENIDLALWQALSTRGGREVVDNF from the coding sequence ATGCGAAATCATTCCTTTTGCCGATTTGATTCAAAATTATTTCGACGCTCCGCATTCACTTTGATTGAACTTCTCGTTGTCATTGCCATCATTGCGATTCTGATCGCATTATTGCTGCCGGCAGTCCAGCAGGCACGCGAAGCGGCCAGACGCTCTACCTGCAAAAATAACTTGAAGCAACTTGCTTTGGCATTACATAACTATCACTCAACGCACACGGTTTTCCCCCCCGGCAGTGTGAACGGTGCCGGCGATAATCCCAATGGCTCGAATGGGTCCGGAGGGGTCGCCATTGGTGGCTCATGGATTCTCATGTTACTGGCAGATATTGAGCAGTCGGCCATGTTCAACGACTTCATGAAAATCGCCAACGAACGACCGGAAGTTCTGGACTGGCTTGGAAATGGAACCTATACCTCACAAGGCATTGATGTTGGCAGCAAACAGATCAAGTCGATGCTTTGCCCCTCGCATCCTCAAAATCTAGAGCAATTTGGAAATGGAACCGCCCTGGAAAATTTAGCCCGGGGAAATTACGCAGCCAACTATGGCAAAGCCGGCTATGGCCGGATTCATACAAACGATATGAAAAAAGGAGGCGTCTTCGGCAATAATTCCAGTATCGGCATACGGGACATCATCGACGGCACATCCAATACACTGGCATTAAGCGAACTCAAGTTTCGTCTGCAAAGTTCGACCGGACCATCCAGGCAGGATACCCGTGGTACCTGGCCTTACGGCGTCATGGGCGGCAACGTTTTCAGTACGCAGACCGGACCAAACAGCTCGACACCCGATGGAATCTGGGGCTGCCGCAGTTATCCCGAGGAAGGCATGCCGTGTATTCAAATCGGCTCGCCCTATACCGAAATGTACTCTGCCGCACGCAGCTATCACACAGGTGGAGTTCAGGGCGCCATGGCAGATGGCTCAGTGAGATTTTTCTCTGAGAACATCGACCTTGCGCTCTGGCAAGCCTTGAGTACCCGAGGCGGTCGCGAAGTTGTGGATAACTTCTAA
- a CDS encoding AraC family transcriptional regulator, with translation MKRHVALIIETSSSYGRDLLAGIVRFMRMHDEWSVFLEQRDLRKKPPAWLRKWNGDGIISRATTPDLVKAIATTGVPLVELTDRGEDLGLLQVRSDDHAIGRIAAEHLLERGFQKFGFCGFTGEAWSKRRQDGFVEALGAAGFDCDIYNSPWHGPSVRSWEDVQSKLTKWLKQFPRPFAVMTCNDMRGQHVLDACSNAELAVPEEVAVIGVDNDDLLCRICAPPLSSVIPNAEAVGFRAADLLSQVMNGNNITESSQVISPIGIATRQSTDVVAIDDPEIAAALQFIRENACRGISVDEVTQNASISRSTLERQLRKYLGRTPQEEIRHVQVGRIQELLLTTDLSIERISTLCGFEHPEYMHVVFKRLTQITPGEFRRQSQA, from the coding sequence ATGAAACGACATGTGGCACTCATTATTGAAACTTCCAGCAGCTACGGCAGAGATCTTCTGGCGGGCATCGTCCGTTTTATGCGGATGCATGATGAATGGTCCGTCTTTCTGGAACAACGCGATCTCAGAAAAAAGCCGCCCGCGTGGCTGAGAAAATGGAACGGCGATGGAATCATTTCCCGTGCCACCACTCCTGATCTGGTCAAGGCCATCGCGACGACCGGCGTTCCGTTGGTCGAACTCACGGACCGCGGAGAAGACCTAGGCCTCCTGCAAGTCAGGTCAGACGATCATGCAATCGGCAGGATCGCAGCCGAACATTTACTCGAACGCGGTTTCCAGAAATTCGGATTTTGTGGCTTCACCGGTGAAGCCTGGTCGAAACGCAGACAGGACGGCTTTGTTGAAGCGTTAGGTGCGGCGGGATTTGACTGTGACATCTATAATTCCCCCTGGCATGGTCCTTCCGTTCGATCATGGGAAGACGTTCAAAGCAAACTGACAAAATGGCTGAAGCAGTTTCCGCGCCCCTTCGCCGTCATGACCTGTAACGATATGCGCGGTCAGCATGTGCTCGATGCCTGCTCGAATGCCGAACTGGCAGTGCCAGAAGAGGTGGCCGTCATCGGCGTTGATAACGACGATTTATTATGCCGCATCTGTGCGCCTCCCCTGTCCAGTGTCATTCCGAACGCCGAAGCCGTCGGATTTCGTGCCGCCGATCTGTTGTCCCAGGTCATGAATGGCAACAACATCACGGAATCGTCTCAGGTGATCTCGCCCATTGGTATCGCCACGCGACAATCAACGGATGTCGTCGCCATTGATGATCCGGAGATCGCAGCGGCCCTGCAGTTCATTCGCGAAAATGCCTGCCGGGGAATCAGCGTCGATGAAGTCACACAGAACGCTTCCATCTCACGCAGCACTTTGGAACGTCAGTTGAGAAAATATCTCGGACGTACCCCGCAGGAAGAGATCCGACATGTGCAAGTCGGGCGCATTCAGGAATTGCTGCTGACGACAGATTTATCGATCGAACGTATCTCTACATTATGCGGTTTCGAGCACCCGGAGTACATGCACGTCGTGTTCAAACGGCTGACCCAGATCACTCCCGGAGAATTCCGCCGACAGTCACAGGCCTGA
- a CDS encoding solute:sodium symporter family transporter — MLMTILSFLFFTGLVAFLTWRITRRDDHASSSGYFLAGRSLTFPLIAGSLLLTNLSTEQMVGLNGAAFTDGLCVMVWEVLCVIALVFMAWFFLPRFLKSGVATVPEYLGIRFDHQTQVITNLIFLVAYVGILLPIILYTGATGMIDILDIHSILGSWPESLDIDAHTLALWLIVWIVGIIGSIYALFGGLRTVAVSDTLNGIGLLVGGFLITGFALATLGGEGGISAGASQIFEEQKERFNSIGSRTSSVPFGAVFSGIFLLHLFYWTTNQQIIQRTLGASSLAEGQKGVLLTGALKLLGPLYLVIPGMIAFTMFAGDNIKADRAYGLLVQHVLPAPLTGFFAAAMIGAILSSFNSALNSSCTLFSLGLYKNVFQPNASEAAVVKSGKVFGWIVAVVAMSIAPLLANTTSIFGYLQKMNGIYFIPIFAVVLIGMLTKRVPSIAAKAGLIVGFTVIAIGYFVYPFSTIVTSLHEYHFLGLVFSWLVILMLIIGEIAPRETEFEQEDVGAVDMTPWQLAKPAGYILILIVFTIYATFANFSVLAS; from the coding sequence ATGCTAATGACAATTCTTTCATTTCTGTTCTTCACCGGTCTGGTCGCCTTCCTTACCTGGCGAATTACGCGCCGCGATGATCATGCCAGCAGTAGCGGCTATTTTCTCGCCGGGCGTTCGTTGACGTTTCCCTTAATCGCCGGTTCACTGTTACTGACCAATCTCTCCACCGAACAGATGGTGGGGCTCAACGGCGCTGCCTTCACCGACGGGCTGTGTGTGATGGTCTGGGAAGTGCTCTGCGTAATTGCCCTGGTCTTCATGGCCTGGTTCTTTTTGCCGCGGTTCCTCAAAAGCGGGGTCGCTACTGTGCCCGAATATCTGGGAATTCGCTTTGACCACCAGACACAGGTCATCACGAACCTGATCTTCCTGGTCGCCTATGTAGGGATTCTGCTCCCGATCATTCTCTACACGGGTGCTACCGGAATGATTGATATTCTCGACATCCATTCCATCTTAGGGAGTTGGCCGGAATCACTGGACATCGATGCTCACACGCTGGCTCTATGGCTGATTGTCTGGATTGTCGGCATCATCGGATCCATCTACGCCTTGTTCGGTGGTTTGCGAACAGTGGCCGTCTCCGACACATTAAATGGCATCGGCCTCTTGGTCGGCGGCTTTTTAATTACCGGTTTCGCACTGGCGACGCTGGGTGGTGAAGGCGGAATCTCCGCGGGTGCCTCTCAGATATTTGAAGAACAGAAAGAGCGATTCAATTCCATCGGCAGCCGCACCTCATCGGTTCCGTTTGGAGCTGTCTTTTCGGGCATCTTTCTTCTGCACCTGTTCTACTGGACGACGAACCAGCAGATTATCCAACGCACGCTGGGCGCCAGCAGTTTAGCAGAAGGACAGAAAGGAGTCCTGTTGACTGGAGCACTCAAGCTGCTGGGCCCCCTCTATCTGGTGATTCCCGGCATGATCGCCTTCACCATGTTTGCAGGGGACAACATCAAAGCCGACCGTGCCTATGGGTTACTGGTACAGCATGTCCTGCCTGCACCACTGACCGGTTTTTTCGCCGCCGCCATGATCGGCGCGATTCTTTCCAGTTTCAATTCCGCGTTGAACAGTTCCTGTACCCTGTTTAGCCTGGGACTGTATAAAAATGTATTTCAACCGAATGCCAGTGAAGCCGCCGTCGTGAAATCGGGAAAAGTATTCGGCTGGATCGTTGCCGTAGTGGCAATGTCGATCGCCCCGTTACTGGCAAATACCACCAGTATTTTCGGCTATCTGCAAAAGATGAACGGCATTTACTTCATCCCCATTTTCGCTGTGGTGTTGATAGGGATGTTAACCAAACGCGTCCCATCAATTGCCGCCAAGGCTGGACTGATTGTGGGCTTCACCGTGATTGCCATCGGTTATTTCGTGTATCCGTTCTCTACCATCGTCACTTCTCTGCACGAATATCACTTTCTGGGTCTCGTCTTCAGCTGGTTAGTGATTTTAATGCTGATCATCGGTGAAATCGCCCCGCGCGAAACCGAATTTGAACAGGAAGACGTCGGAGCCGTAGATATGACGCCGTGGCAACTCGCTAAACCGGCCGGCTATATCCTGATTCTGATCGTCTTTACAATTTACGCTACATTTGCAAACTTCTCAGTTCTCGCCTCATAA